Proteins from a genomic interval of Salvelinus alpinus chromosome 7, SLU_Salpinus.1, whole genome shotgun sequence:
- the LOC139580329 gene encoding leucine-rich repeat transmembrane protein FLRT3-like, protein MAAQCKNFLLFLTRVGLLLGLANPLVTSASCPSACRCDGTFIYCNDRGLTSIPTGIPLDATILFLQNNRIKSAGIPADLKRLSNVEKIYLYCNNLDEFPQNLPIGVKELHLQENNIRMITHASLGQIPVIEELHLDDNSVSAVSIEEGAFRDSNHLRLLFLSRNHLSTIPSGLPQTIEELRFDDNRISSISEASLQDLINLKRLVLDGNLLNNRGIGEMAFINLINLTELSLVRNTLTSPPANLPGTSLEKLQLQDNHINRVPAGAFAFLRQLYRLDLSGNNLSSLPHGVFEDLDNLTQLLLRNNPWQCTCRMKWVRDWLRSLPTKVNVRGFMCQGPDKVKGMAIKDLSMDLFDCGGSDLGRGQGDPTETSTVSNTLLPSQPQWPSFVTKRPVVRMPDRNKNYRSTTTPSGRKIIRISVKSSSAETVHISWRVSVPLTAMRLSWLKLGHNPSFGSITETIVQGEKKEYLLTALEPESSYRICMVPMETSNIYLTDETPVCIETETSSLKAYKPTTTLNREQEKEPYNNSSLPLAAIIGGAVALLAIIMLAFVCWYVHRNSSLFSRNCTYNKGRRRKDDYAEAGTKKDTSILEIREASFQMIPIHPVPESKEEFVIHTIFPPNGLSLYKSPQSETTISNRSYRDSGIPDSDHSHS, encoded by the coding sequence CTTCTTGACCAGGGTAGGACTACTTCTGGGTCTGGCTAACCCTCTGGTGACCTCAGCCTCCTGCCCCTCGGCCTGCCGGTGTGATGGGACCTTCATCTACTGTAATGACCGAGGCCTCACCTCTATCCCTACCGGCATTCCGCTGGATGCCACTATTCTCTTCCTCCAAAACAACAGGATCAAGAGCGCCGGCATCCCCGCCGATCTGAAGAGGCTAAGCAACGTTGAGAAGATCTATCTGTACTGCAATAATCTGGACGAGTTCCCCCAAAACCTGCCGATAGGGGTGAAAGAGCTGCATCTACAGGAGAATAATATCCGCATGATTACGCATGCATCGCTGGGTCAGATCCCGGTGATTGAGGAGCTACACCTGGATGATAACTCCGTCTCTGCGGTTAGCATCGAGGAAGGAGCGTTCAGGGACAGCAATCACCTGAGACTACTCTTTCTCTCCAGGAACCATCTGAGCACCATCCCGTCCGGCCTTCCGCAGACCATCGAGGAGCTGCGCTTCGACGACAACCGCATCTCGTCAATATCAGAGGCATCCCTGCAGGACCTGATCAACCTAAAGAGACTCGTCCTGGACGGGAACCTGCTCAACAACCGCGGCATCGGCGAAATGGCCTTCATCAACCTGATTAATCTCACCGAGCTCTCCCTGGTGAGAAACACCTTAACGTCGCCACCGGCTAACTTACCAGGAACCAGTTTGGAGAAACTGCAGCTCCAAGACAACCACATAAACCGGGTACCGGCCGGTGCTTTCGCTTTCCTCAGGCAGCTGTATCGGTTGGATCTATCGGGCAACAACCTGAGCAGTCTGCCTCACGGAGTGTTCGAAGACCTGGACAACCTCACGCAGCTCCTGCTCCGTAACAACCCGTGGCAGTGTACTTGCCGGATGAAGTGGGTGAGAGACTGGTTAAGGTCGCTGCCGACAAAAGTCAACGTCCGAGGGTTTATGTGCCAGGGACCGGACAAGGTCAAGGGCATGGCTATTAAGGATTTGTCCATGGACTTGTTTGACTGTGGAGGATCTGACTTGGGCAGGGGACAGGGAGACCCTACCGAGACCAGCACCGTCTCTAACACCTTACTGCCCTCACAACCCCAATGGCCCTCCTTTGTGACCAAAAGACCAGTGGTGAGAATGCCCGACAGGAATAAGAACTACCGCAGTACTACGACGCCGTCAGGAAGAAAGATCATCAGGATCAGCGTGAAGTCGAGCAGTGCAGAGACAGTGCACATCTCCTGGAGGGTTTCTGTACCCTTGACTGCCATGAGACTCAGCTGGTTAAAACTGGGCCACAACCCTTCGTTCGGTTCCATCACGGAGACCATCGTACAGGGCGAGAAGAAGGAGTACCTCCTAACAGCTCTAGAACCGGAATCCTCGTACAGGATATGCATGGTTCCCATGGAGACCAGTAACATTTACTTGACGGACGAGACACCAGTTTGCATAGAGACAGAGACCAGTTCTCTGAAGGCTTACAAACCCACCACCACATTGAACCGCGAGCAGGAAAAGGAGCCTTACAACAATTCCAGTCTGCCTTTAGCCGCGATCATCGGAGGGGCCGTGGCTCTGTTGGCAATAATAATGCTGGCGTTTGTGTGCTGGTACGTGCACAGGAACAGTTCACTGTTTTCCAGGAATTGCACCTACAACAAGGGCCGTCGGAGGAAGGACGATTACGCCGAGGCGGGGACGAAAAAGGATACTTCGATCTTGGAGATACGAGAGGCCTCTTTCCAGATGATCCCCATACACCCCGTGCCCGAGTCCAAAGAGGAGTTTGTGATACATACCATTTTCCCTCCGAACGGATTGAGTCTGTACAAGAGCCCGCAAAGCGAGACCACTATTAGCAACAGAAGCTACAGAGACAGCGGAATACCCGATTCAGACCACTCCCATTCATGA